In a genomic window of Rhinoderma darwinii isolate aRhiDar2 chromosome 10, aRhiDar2.hap1, whole genome shotgun sequence:
- the PRDM2 gene encoding PR domain zinc finger protein 2 isoform X3, with the protein MCVDATDPQKGNWLRYVNWARSAKEQNLCPLEINRAIYYKTLKPIEPGEELLVWYNGVDNPEIAAAIEEERAASHRSKKSSPKSRRGRKRSLHAKKKLNLNKPEKKSGSDVASATMKDSPDAPIEEDVKPLGSPVLSLEQTAVIQEMVNHNVLPDRISIPTTEPPKLSDSPTGEDVLIEEEPIDDSQKESSERESINLEEESAEMFDDLRSTSDETPEGSPKKKPIKIPKGDANGDLPEAFMFPCQHCERKFTTKQGLERHMHIHVSTVNHAFKCRYCGKAFGTQINRRRHERRHESGPKRKSLVLSTSGDFGHDHKHIIDSLKATDEYSSFRVQSKMTDSDRETSHSVLSDENGESSRELHPCKYCKKVFGTHTNMRRHQRRVHERHLMPKGVRRKGHLLEDPQLKPEQSPPVENIYVANTEIEEDGEADDVYIMDISNNITENLNFFIDGKLPTCNTTGACDVIEVETNTAEVLGINCLLTPIKVEVSQNIRTLQSVPDNPLSDSSSSGIVEPKKRRTISPPLLSKIKTEVELEPVTPSCSLTIPLSVSVGDNLAFPKEKNVFLSSKLKQLLQRQESNKSQISPSLLSEIPKLSPAVSSLPSNSNRFKRRTSSPPSSPQLSPAPKEYVKQEAKNTWNEGLGPKIPKLESQSSSPAWSLSGREERDTLSPCCEDLKINKDWGSNVSFGNACNQQPLDLSSGVKQKCESKCRSQVPWESVLDLSISRKPFCEAEAKEYKGNNLCIGVKKKKPTTCMLKKVLLNEYDGLEAPEEIVSQTDTLVLPCRTDELRLVGELGDGSSEDVPIPMDATSDIVESTCTAICQSPPILTPSEAPSPSSYPPFLTDSTLPPPLLTTNVPSLPDSSCSVPPTPSCASPRSASTQSPLPVLSRTVSPSPSLTTDDPSGCASPGPPTLSSSSSSPSSSGSSSSSSSCSSPPPLSVVSLVLSPSLNSESSAHIFKQEKHGEEAPPEDFLQMGQHDSICERFNKSFVCNVCDSPFLSIKDLAKHLVEHAEEWPFKCEFCVQLFKDVSVLSEHRSLLHGVGKIFVCSICKKEFAFLCNLQQHQQDLHADKEYSHRELESGTLRPQNFTDPNKASLIQNQRMDDDPMTPSPEDDGDLNDSSEELYTTIKIMAAGEKAKDPDVRMGLNQHYPSFKPPPFQYHNKNPLALGATATNFTTHNIPQTFTTAIRCTKCGKGVDNMPELHKHILVCASASDKKRYTPKKNPIPLRQTVQPKNGIGVVVLEAAEKNSFRRLGQPKKLNFTIEIGKMSSNKFKLGAIKRKNQLVQKAILQKNKKARQRSIDSVPHFCPYCNREFTYIKSLNKHASFSCPKKPASPPTKKMSPKPSKKPSEKKKKKSSITRRTADAEIQMQNTESNLGKTRARSLAPAPVLPPTAPIKSKQNVKPTPPVKSKKQTIPVVRNSSPVRLPKGPVIHEGKKSKKATLQVLHQSFGRAQRKLHMRMQKNKLPNKHLAKKKKKDKFSTKSRERVSGPRTRSSADYSDKREDGRQESRGLF; encoded by the exons GAAGGAAGAGATCACTTCATGCCAAAAAGAAGCTAAACTTAAACAAGCCAGAAAAGAAGAGTGGCTCAGACGTAGCTTCTGCCACAATGAAAGATTCGCCAGACG CTCCTATTGAAGAGGATGTGAAGCCACTAGGCTCTCCTGTCCTGTCCCTTGAACAGACAGCTGTGATCCAAGAAATGGTGAATCACAACGTCCTTCCGGATCGGATTTCCATCCCTACCACGGAACCACCTAAATTATCAGACAGCCCGACTGGGGAGGACGTTCTCATCGAGGAGGAGCCAATTGACGACTCGCAGAAAGAAAGTTCAGAGAGGGAGTCAATAAATCTGGAAGAAGAAAGTGCTGAGATGTTTGATGACCTCAGGAGTACATCCGATGAGACTCCTGAAGGTTCTCCgaaaaagaaacctattaaaatcccTAAAGGGGATGCTAATGGGGATTTACCAGAGGCTTTTATGTTCCCATGCCAGCATTGCGAGAGGAAATTCACAACAAAACAAGGGCTAGAACGACACATGCATATTCATGTTTCCACAGTAAATCACGCATTCAAGTGTCGATACTGCGGGAAAGCTTTCGGAACGCAGATTAACCGGAGAAGACATGAGAGACGTCATGAATCCGGCCCTAAAAGGAAGTCTTTAGTGTTGTCCACTTCTGGCGACTTTGGTCATGATCACAAACACATAATAGATTCTCTTAAAGCAACTGATGAATATAGTAGTTTTCGAGTACAAAGTAAAATGACTGATTCTGATAGGGAAACATCACATTCTGTACTCTCGGACGAAAATGGGGAATCAAGCCGAGAATTGCATCCCTGCAAGTACTGTAAGAAAGTCTTTGGAACCCATACAAACATGCGTCGGCACCAACGAAGAGTTCACGAGCGTCATCTTATGCCAAAAGGAGTAAGACGAAAAGGGCACCTGCTTGAAGATCCCCAACTAAAACCGGAGCAGTCTCCACCAGTGGAGAACATTTATGTAGCAAACACGGAAATTGAGGAAGACGGAGAAGCAGATGATGTATATATTATGGATATCTCCAACAACATTaccgaaaatctaaatttttttattgATGGTAAATTGCCAACATGCAATACAACTGGCGCATGTGATGTGATAGAAGTAGAGACCAACACTGCTGAAGTTCTAGGAATTAACTGCTTACTTACCCCTATCAAGGTTGAAGTTTCTCAAAATATAAGAACCCTGCAATCCGTTCCTGATAATCCACTCAGTGACTCTTCTAGCAGCGGAATTGTAGAGCCTAAGAAGAGACGAACAATTAGTCCTCCTTTACTATCGAAAATTAAAACTGAAGTGGAGCTTGAACCAGTTACACCTTCTTGCTCTTTAACAATTCCTTTAAGTGTTTCCGTAGGTGATAATTTGGCCTTTCCAAaggagaaaaatgtttttttatcttCAAAGCTGAAGCAGCTACTTCAAAGGCAAGAAAGCAACAAGTCGCAAATTAGTCCATCGTTGCTCTCGGAGATTCCAAAGTTGAGCCCGGCTGTGTCTTCCTTGCCATCTAATTCAAATCGATTTAAGAGGCGTACCAGCTCTCCTCCCAGTTCACCACAACTCAGCCCAGCTCCTAAAGAATATGTTAAGCAAGAAGCAAAAAACACTTGGAATGAAGGACTTGGTCCAAAAATACCAAAGTTGGAAAGTCAAAGCAGCTCGCCTGCCTGGAGTTTATCTGGAAGAGAAGAAAGGGATACCTTGAGCCCATGTTGTGAAGATCTAAAGATCAATAAAGACTGGGGTTCAAATGTATCCTTTGGCAACGCTTGTAACCAGCAACCGTTGGACTTATCCAGTGGAGTAAAACAGAAATGTGAAAGCAAGTGTCGATCACAGGTTCCTTGGGAATCTGTACTTGATCTTAGCATAAGTAGGAAGCCCTTCTGTGAGGCAGAGGCAAAGGAATACAAAGGGAATAACTTATGCATTGGTGTAAAGAAAAAGAAGCCTACAACGTGTATGTTAAAAAAGGTCTTGCTAAATGAATACGATGGATTGGAGGCTCCAGAGGAAATAGTTTCACAGACCGATACTCTGGTGCTCCCCTGCAGAACAGATGAACTTAGACTTGTAGGAGAACTTGGTGATGGGTCAAGTGAAGATGTTCCTATTCCCATGGACGCAACTTCTGATATAGTTGAGAGCACGTGTACAGCAATATGCCAGTCACCACCTATACTAACACCGTCTGAAGCTCCTTCACCTTCCTCATATCCTCCATTTCTAACAGACTCTACATTGCCTCCACCTCTTCTTACAACTAATGTTCCTTCACTCCCAGATTCTTCATGTAGTGTACCTCCAACTCCGTCTTGCGCTTCACCCCGTTCTGCCAGCACACAATCCCCACTTCCAGTTCTTTCTCGCACAGTATCTCCATCTCCTTCCCTTACTACTGATGATCCATCTGGCTGCGCTTCCCCTGGTCCTCCTACCCTGTCCTCTTCGTCGTCTTCGCCGTCTTCTTCCGGTTCTTCATCCTCTTCATCATCTTGTTCTTCTCCTCCACCTCTGTCTGTAGTTTCTTTAGTTTTATCTCCATCTTTAAATTCAGAATCTTCTGCACATATATTTAAGCAAGAGAAGCATGGTGAAGAAGCGCCACCTGAAGACTTTTTGCAGATGGGTCAGCATGACTCGATTTGTGAACGATTCAATAAGTCTTTCGTGTGCAATGTTTGCGACTCTCCGTTTTTATCTATTAAAGACCTGGCCAAGCATCTTGTTGAGCATGCCGAGGAATGGCCTTTCAAATGTGAATTCTGTGTGCAACTTTTCAAAGATGTATCGGTTCTCTCGGAACATCGTTCTTTATTACATGGGGTCGGTAAGATTTTTGTATGCTCCATATGCAAAAAGGAGTTTGCTTTTCTTTGTAACTTACAACAACATCAGCAGGACTTGCATGCAGATAAAGAGTACAGTCACCGAGAATTGGAAAGCGGGACGCTTAGGCCACAGAACTTTACAGACCCCAATAAGGCAAGTTTAATCCAAAATCAAAGAATGGATGATGACCCCATGACGCCATCACCAGAAGATGATGGAGATTTGAATGATTCTTCTGAAGAACTATATACAACAATTAAAATTATGGCCGCAGGAGAAAAAGCTAAAGATCCAGATGTACGCATGGGACTAAATCAGCACTACCCAAGCTTTAAACCACCACCCTTTCAATACCACAACAAAAATCCCTTGGCTCTTGGCGCAACAGCGACAAATTTTACTACCCATAATATTCCTCAAACCTTTACTACTGCTATACGTTGCACTAAATGTGGGAAGGGTGTTGACAATATGCCCGAATTACACAAGCACATATTAGTATGTGCTTCTGCCAGTGACAAAAAAAGATACACTCCTAAAAAAAATCCGATACCCTTGAGACAGACTGTGCAGCCTAAGAATGGGATAGGGGTTGTAGTTTTGGAAGCTGCAGAGAAGAATTCATTTAGGCGACTGGGTCAACCTAAAAAACTTAATTTTACTATTGAGATTGGTAAAATGTCTTCGAACAAGTTCAAATTGGGTGCAATAAAAAGGAAAAACCAACTAGTTCAGAAGGCAATATTACAAAAGAACAAGAAGGCGAGGCAAAGATCTATTGACTCGGTGCCTCATTTTTGCCCCTACTGCAATCGAGAGTTTACCTATATTAAAAGCTTGAACAAACATGCTTCCTTTAGTTGTCCCAAAAAGCCAGCCTCTCCACCCACCAAAAAAATGAGTCCCAAACCATCAAAAAAGCcatctgaaaaaaagaaaaaaaaatccagcatCACGCGGCGCACAGCAGATGCCGAGATACAAATGCAAAACACCGAGTCAAATCTGGGAAAAACTAGAGCAAGGAGCTTGGCACCGGCACCTGTTCTACCACCTACAGCGCCCATCAAGTCCAAGCAGAACGTGAAACCTACTCCTCCAGTTAAGTCCAAAAAGCAGACCATCCCTGTTGTAAGGAACTCCAGCCCTGTGAGGCTACCTAAGGGCCCTGTGATCCATGaggggaaaaaatctaaaaaagcCACACTCCAAGTCCTACACCAGTCTTTTGGGAGAGCACAGAGGAAACTCCACATGCGAATGCAAAAGAACAAGTTGCCAAACAAACATTTagccaagaagaaaaaaaaggacaaGTTCAGTACGAAGTCCAGAGAACGGGTTAGTGGCCCCCGAACTAGAAGCTCTGCAGACTATTCAGATAAGAGGGAAGATGGAAGGCAAGAATCTAG